One window of Erwinia aphidicola genomic DNA carries:
- the gstA gene encoding glutathione transferase GstA, with protein MKLFYTPGACSLSPHIALEEVGATFTLERVDLKTKKTESGADFTTINSKGYIPALLLDDGSLLTEGTVIAQYVADLKPESGLAPLAGTAERYRLMEWLSFISTELHKPMGSLFNPAQSADWKQAATGNLNKRLDWLSGALAGKNWLMGDKFTVADAYLFTVLGWSKVVGFSLDNWPDLQAFAGRVAARPAVQRAMKAEGLI; from the coding sequence ATGAAACTGTTCTATACCCCGGGTGCCTGTTCGTTATCTCCCCACATTGCTCTGGAAGAAGTGGGTGCGACCTTCACGCTGGAACGCGTTGATCTGAAAACTAAAAAAACCGAAAGCGGCGCAGATTTCACCACCATCAACAGCAAAGGCTATATTCCTGCCTTACTGCTGGATGATGGCAGCCTGCTGACCGAAGGTACCGTGATTGCGCAGTACGTGGCTGACCTCAAGCCGGAGTCGGGTCTTGCGCCCTTAGCCGGCACCGCCGAACGCTACAGGCTGATGGAGTGGCTGAGCTTTATCAGCACCGAGCTGCACAAGCCGATGGGGTCGCTATTCAACCCCGCGCAGTCGGCGGACTGGAAACAGGCGGCGACCGGCAATCTGAACAAACGTCTCGACTGGCTCTCCGGCGCGCTGGCGGGTAAAAACTGGCTGATGGGCGATAAATTTACCGTGGCCGATGCCTATCTGTTTACCGTTCTCGGCTGGAGCAAAGTGGTGGGCTTTAGCCTGGATAACTGGCCGGATCTGCAGGCGTTTGCGGGCCGCGTTGCGGCTCGTCCGGCGGTTCAGCGCGCGATGAAGGCGGAAGGTCTGATTTAA
- a CDS encoding AraC family transcriptional regulator, translated as MEGVPEQFCYEQDRASFRHLSGQPGVELYRAHITRYAFEPHTHEAFGIGTIDRGAERFRYRGAQHVAPVDSLVLMNPDELHTGESATEGGWQYRMIYLEPQRLAALTGEAEWWFEQAVCHDPQRARLLSQLMENLWHHDDPLAVDGLLLNLCELLRPHARIARPLAAGPRHRFDVVRDYLRANLCERISLNELAALVSLSPYHFQRQFKAQYHVTPHQMLMAFRLYRASQLLAAGLPAADVAASVGLTDQAHLTRSFAIRYGITPSRYQKQVRAQLR; from the coding sequence GTGGAAGGGGTACCAGAGCAGTTTTGCTACGAGCAGGATCGCGCCAGCTTCCGGCATCTTTCCGGGCAGCCAGGCGTCGAGCTGTATCGTGCGCATATCACGCGTTACGCCTTCGAGCCTCATACGCATGAAGCGTTCGGCATCGGCACCATCGATCGCGGTGCCGAACGCTTTCGCTATCGCGGGGCGCAGCATGTCGCCCCGGTCGATTCACTGGTGCTGATGAACCCGGACGAGCTGCACACCGGCGAATCCGCCACTGAAGGCGGCTGGCAGTACCGTATGATCTACCTTGAGCCACAACGTCTGGCTGCCCTGACCGGGGAAGCAGAATGGTGGTTTGAACAGGCGGTGTGCCACGATCCACAGCGCGCCCGTCTGCTGTCGCAGCTGATGGAAAATCTGTGGCATCACGATGATCCGCTGGCCGTGGATGGCCTGTTGCTCAACCTCTGCGAGCTACTGCGCCCGCACGCCCGCATCGCCCGCCCCTTAGCGGCAGGACCACGCCATCGCTTTGACGTGGTGCGTGATTATCTGCGCGCGAACCTCTGCGAACGCATCTCCCTGAATGAGCTGGCCGCGCTGGTCTCGCTCAGCCCGTATCACTTTCAGCGGCAGTTTAAGGCACAGTACCACGTCACCCCGCATCAGATGCTGATGGCATTTCGCCTTTACCGCGCCAGCCAGCTGTTGGCCGCCGGCCTGCCTGCGGCGGACGTGGCTGCATCGGTCGGGCTGACCGACCAGGCGCACCTGACGCGCTCCTTCGCCATCCGCTACGGCATTACCCCTTCGCGCTATCAGAAGCAGGTGCGTGCTCAGCTGCGCTGA
- a CDS encoding DMT family transporter, giving the protein MLAGILFAMIAGLMWGLIFVGPLMVPDYPGTLQSMGRYLAFGLIALLLAWQDRHRLKKLSRRDWQEAFRLTLVGNLLYYACLATAIQRTGAPISTMIIGTLPVVISVSANLFYGAEEGRLRWAKLCPALLLIAAGLVCVNVAELRTVGQQFDLWRYLSGMALAFAAVVCWTWYPLRNARWLRRHPIRPATWATAQGVVTLPLAAVGYLLVMALLHVTRPEFALPFGPRPGVFIALMLAIALLCSWLGTLCWNEASQRLPTVLVGPLIVFEILAGLTYTFLLRQSWPPLLTLCGVACLMVGVISAMRIKPEPVVKSLKITE; this is encoded by the coding sequence ATGCTTGCTGGAATTTTATTTGCCATGATTGCAGGGCTGATGTGGGGGCTGATCTTCGTTGGCCCGCTGATGGTGCCGGATTATCCCGGCACGCTGCAGTCGATGGGGCGCTACCTGGCGTTTGGACTGATTGCGCTGCTGCTGGCCTGGCAGGATCGCCATCGTCTGAAGAAACTGTCGCGCCGCGACTGGCAGGAGGCTTTTCGCCTGACGCTGGTCGGCAACCTTCTCTATTACGCCTGCCTGGCGACGGCGATCCAGCGCACCGGCGCGCCAATCTCTACCATGATTATCGGCACGCTGCCGGTGGTTATCTCGGTGAGTGCCAATCTGTTTTACGGCGCTGAAGAAGGGCGCTTGCGCTGGGCGAAACTCTGCCCCGCGCTGCTGCTGATTGCTGCCGGGCTGGTGTGCGTCAACGTGGCCGAGTTGCGTACAGTGGGGCAGCAGTTTGATCTTTGGCGCTACCTGAGCGGCATGGCGCTGGCGTTTGCCGCCGTCGTTTGCTGGACATGGTATCCACTGCGCAATGCCCGCTGGCTGCGCCGGCATCCCATCCGCCCGGCGACCTGGGCAACTGCGCAGGGGGTGGTCACGCTGCCGCTGGCCGCTGTCGGTTATCTGCTGGTGATGGCGCTGCTTCATGTGACCCGGCCGGAGTTCGCCTTGCCCTTTGGCCCGCGCCCCGGCGTATTTATTGCGCTGATGCTGGCGATTGCGCTGCTCTGCTCGTGGCTGGGCACGCTGTGCTGGAATGAAGCCAGCCAGCGCTTGCCGACTGTGCTGGTGGGGCCACTTATCGTGTTTGAAATCCTCGCCGGGCTCACTTATACCTTTTTATTACGTCAGTCGTGGCCGCCGTTACTCACCCTGTGCGGCGTGGCTTGCCTGATGGTCGGCGTGATTAGCGCAATGCGTATCAAGCCAGAGCCGGTAGTAAAGTCGTTGAAGATAACTGAGTAA
- a CDS encoding transposase, with amino-acid sequence MRKSRYTEEQITSAIKASESGIKVKEICDELGISEATFYSWKKKYAGLSSEEGRKIKELEEKVHTMERELQTLSSDKEMLQSVLKNFFTTNDKRQAVNFLQDTYDIGTRRSCRLLDISRSVYHYPYNLENQ; translated from the coding sequence ATGAGAAAGTCACGATATACCGAAGAGCAAATCACCAGTGCCATTAAAGCTTCTGAGAGCGGCATTAAGGTGAAAGAGATTTGTGATGAACTGGGGATTTCTGAAGCAACTTTCTACAGTTGGAAAAAGAAATATGCTGGCCTCTCTTCAGAAGAAGGGAGAAAAATCAAAGAGTTGGAGGAAAAAGTACACACTATGGAGCGGGAACTACAAACCCTGTCATCGGACAAAGAGATGCTGCAAAGCGTATTGAAGAATTTCTTTACCACCAATGACAAGCGCCAGGCCGTTAATTTTTTGCAGGATACTTACGACATCGGCACGCGCCGCAGCTGTCGCCTGCTGGATATCAGCCGTAGCGTCTATCATTACCCGTATAATCTCGAAAATCAGTAA
- a CDS encoding polysaccharide biosynthesis protein produces the protein MKYSVMSNAAWMMSEKIVSVFGVIFVTSYVAKSFGPAIFGQIAFSASLFSIVQTIAIFGTETILFKSISKSASKGMRLMAVAKSLRLTLLLVLSLPVLLYVWLTMRENFIVFAVASFISAMFVTQDIFSVYNNARLESRMNTVANATGMILSFAISFGVAWFKLSPLLLSLSIVAVTLVPYLIKRSRFYQTNSISPPPRRKRRNYLRYLLHAGLPLAISSVFISIQVKTAQFFLVGVGSAHELGLFTAANTISASWIFIPVAIITSCFSEIFRERGDVAVKLASRLYGYVMAVSFLMLSLVTLFGDRIINSLYGQDYTQSGNLITLLSLATCFSAMGTVAYRYMVKEGGFNYLLVKVILLVVIGLATSYFFIHSWGLTGAAWSVFVTELLSLTIMNYFFKNGVILKIQLSSLNYKTYR, from the coding sequence ATGAAATACAGTGTGATGTCTAATGCTGCCTGGATGATGTCTGAAAAGATTGTCTCGGTTTTTGGTGTAATTTTTGTCACCTCCTATGTGGCCAAATCTTTCGGTCCAGCCATATTTGGCCAAATAGCATTTTCTGCATCACTTTTTTCAATTGTTCAGACTATTGCCATTTTTGGTACTGAAACCATTCTTTTCAAAAGCATCAGCAAAAGTGCATCGAAAGGAATGCGGTTGATGGCCGTGGCGAAATCACTGCGCCTGACATTATTACTGGTGCTGTCGTTACCGGTATTGCTGTATGTCTGGTTGACCATGCGTGAAAATTTTATTGTTTTTGCCGTGGCTTCATTTATTTCGGCCATGTTCGTTACTCAGGATATTTTTAGCGTATACAACAATGCGCGCCTTGAATCGCGAATGAACACGGTGGCCAATGCCACGGGGATGATACTCAGTTTCGCCATCAGCTTTGGCGTTGCCTGGTTCAAACTCAGCCCGTTGCTGCTGTCACTGTCGATTGTTGCGGTTACGCTGGTACCGTATCTGATCAAGCGCAGTCGCTTTTATCAGACCAACAGCATCAGCCCACCGCCGCGGCGCAAGCGCAGGAATTATTTACGTTATTTACTGCATGCGGGTTTGCCACTGGCGATTTCCAGCGTGTTCATCTCTATTCAGGTAAAGACGGCACAGTTCTTTCTGGTTGGGGTTGGCTCAGCGCATGAGCTGGGGTTGTTCACCGCAGCAAACACCATTTCTGCTTCATGGATTTTTATTCCGGTCGCAATCATTACATCGTGCTTTTCTGAGATTTTCCGGGAACGCGGTGATGTGGCAGTAAAACTGGCTTCACGACTGTACGGATATGTAATGGCAGTTTCATTTTTGATGCTCTCCCTTGTCACGCTGTTTGGTGACAGGATCATCAACAGCCTTTATGGGCAAGACTACACACAATCGGGAAACCTCATTACGTTGTTGTCGTTAGCAACCTGCTTTTCGGCAATGGGAACAGTAGCGTATCGCTACATGGTTAAAGAGGGCGGTTTCAACTACTTACTGGTGAAAGTCATTTTACTGGTGGTGATTGGTCTGGCAACGTCTTACTTCTTTATCCACTCCTGGGGATTAACAGGCGCAGCCTGGAGCGTGTTTGTTACTGAGCTTTTATCCCTGACGATAATGAATTATTTCTTTAAGAATGGCGTCATTCTTAAAATACAGCTTTCCTCACTCAACTACAAAACCTACAGATGA
- a CDS encoding ATP-grasp fold amidoligase family protein, producing MLKLKAELRKGFVYLLKKMPWSYQDKVYYFQKFRSIPNIREPKLFNEKVLYRKYVTGDHVRYANLSDKLLVRDYIARVIGEEYLIPLIHETDDPISLLSLGSLKNTVIKPNHGSGMVEIVLEEPDCIQKQLLIKRCDEWLHQDFSHHAREIHYRYIKPRILVEQYVGDGKFAAVDYKFHMFNKKDGNFEYVLQVIYNRAGCSALSMNFYVNNLKNCFYKIRDTGFDISGDMETLERALTLSKQLAADFDYVRVDWYIHEGHIYFGELTFTPGAGLVTGLDNGLNQLMGDMWLQDRKSEALPGSKEPEDVPLPAVLKKI from the coding sequence ATGTTGAAGCTCAAAGCAGAATTGAGAAAAGGTTTTGTTTACCTGCTCAAAAAGATGCCTTGGTCTTACCAGGATAAAGTTTATTACTTTCAGAAATTCAGAAGTATACCTAACATCCGGGAACCTAAGTTGTTCAATGAGAAAGTTCTGTATCGTAAATATGTGACCGGCGATCACGTACGCTATGCCAATCTTTCAGATAAATTGCTGGTAAGAGATTATATTGCCCGCGTTATTGGCGAAGAGTATCTGATTCCGTTGATTCATGAGACTGACGATCCGATTTCACTGCTCAGCCTGGGCAGCCTGAAAAATACCGTGATCAAGCCGAACCATGGCTCAGGGATGGTCGAAATCGTGCTGGAAGAGCCCGACTGCATTCAGAAGCAGCTGCTGATTAAACGTTGTGATGAGTGGCTGCATCAGGACTTCTCGCACCATGCGCGTGAGATCCACTATCGCTATATCAAGCCGCGCATTCTGGTTGAGCAATACGTCGGGGATGGCAAGTTTGCCGCCGTTGACTACAAGTTCCATATGTTCAACAAGAAAGATGGCAACTTTGAGTATGTGCTGCAGGTGATCTACAACCGCGCAGGCTGTTCGGCGCTGTCGATGAACTTCTACGTTAACAACCTGAAGAACTGCTTCTACAAAATCCGCGATACCGGTTTTGATATCAGCGGCGATATGGAGACGCTGGAACGTGCGCTAACCCTCAGCAAACAGCTGGCGGCAGATTTTGACTATGTGCGCGTGGACTGGTACATCCATGAAGGGCATATCTACTTTGGCGAACTGACGTTTACCCCAGGCGCGGGGTTGGTGACCGGTCTGGATAACGGACTGAATCAGCTGATGGGAGATATGTGGTTGCAGGACCGTAAATCAGAAGCGTTGCCGGGAAGCAAAGAGCCCGAAGATGTGCCGTTACCGGCGGTGCTAAAAAAGATTTAA
- a CDS encoding YjcB family protein produces MATITTSVLLMRWELLSAVMMFIASTFNVQCRKASRNAMAFMFTGIGIGMSCWFVTGLLGITLSMENLHNFWHITKDVFVEVMSRTPADWPMP; encoded by the coding sequence ATGGCTACGATTACCACCAGCGTACTACTCATGAGATGGGAACTGCTGAGTGCAGTGATGATGTTTATTGCCAGCACCTTTAACGTGCAGTGCCGAAAAGCCAGTCGCAATGCGATGGCTTTCATGTTTACTGGTATCGGTATCGGTATGTCATGCTGGTTTGTCACCGGGCTGCTGGGTATTACGCTGAGTATGGAAAATCTGCACAACTTCTGGCATATCACCAAAGATGTGTTTGTCGAAGTGATGAGCCGTACACCCGCTGACTGGCCAATGCCGTAA
- a CDS encoding diguanylate cyclase domain-containing protein codes for MSFNGNSWLSSLLHQRNKTVAARELPTMRESFQRIHLIIIVVSLLFSGASLSALSMFALRSYAENNIQLVATSVSYSAQMAVAQNDAAAAKEILREIGNQAEFASGRIYNANLQLLASWQQPGKAEHSGLSAAVSRWLFPQPVSAPVMLHRQEIGRVWISGDATRVLHYLWQALLWLSGSLFVTALVACALSNRMHAGILLGLQNIASVAHDVRRRRAFSLRVPSSSIAELNKLSGDFNSLLDELDNWQRHLKRENDTLAHQALHDSLTGLPNRKAFEQQLATLMQDALARKQVGVLFIDGDRFKQVNDRFGHAAGDYVLTVTAQRLRASLPAYNLVARLGGDEFAVLLPTVEREEQVAQVARNILDAMALPIPLPEGTRVRQALSIGVALAKNHRSAESLLAQADAAMYHIKEMGGGWYLSPSYWGQEAQELPPSIAVASR; via the coding sequence GTGTCATTTAATGGTAACTCCTGGCTATCCAGCCTTTTACACCAGCGAAATAAAACCGTGGCCGCGCGCGAACTGCCGACCATGCGCGAGTCTTTTCAGCGCATTCACCTGATCATTATCGTGGTATCGCTGCTGTTTAGCGGCGCATCGCTGTCGGCGCTGTCGATGTTCGCACTGCGCAGCTACGCCGAGAATAATATTCAGCTGGTCGCAACCAGCGTCAGCTACAGCGCGCAAATGGCGGTAGCGCAGAATGATGCAGCAGCGGCAAAGGAGATCCTGCGCGAGATCGGTAACCAGGCCGAATTTGCCTCCGGGCGCATTTATAACGCGAACCTGCAGCTGCTCGCCAGCTGGCAGCAGCCGGGCAAGGCAGAGCACAGCGGGCTGAGCGCTGCCGTGTCGCGCTGGCTGTTTCCGCAACCGGTTAGTGCGCCGGTGATGCTGCATCGGCAGGAAATTGGCCGGGTGTGGATCAGCGGCGATGCGACTCGCGTGCTGCACTATCTGTGGCAGGCACTGCTGTGGCTAAGCGGCAGCCTGTTTGTCACCGCGCTGGTGGCGTGTGCGCTGTCGAACCGCATGCATGCGGGGATCCTCCTGGGCCTGCAAAATATCGCCTCCGTTGCCCACGATGTGCGCCGCCGACGGGCATTTTCCCTGCGCGTGCCGTCATCGTCGATTGCAGAGCTGAACAAGCTAAGCGGCGACTTTAACAGCCTGCTCGACGAGCTGGATAACTGGCAGCGCCATCTGAAGCGTGAAAATGACACGCTGGCCCATCAGGCGCTGCACGATTCCCTGACCGGCCTGCCCAACCGCAAGGCGTTTGAGCAGCAGCTGGCGACGCTGATGCAGGATGCGCTGGCGCGCAAGCAGGTTGGCGTGCTGTTTATTGACGGCGACCGCTTCAAGCAGGTCAACGACCGTTTCGGCCACGCGGCGGGGGACTACGTGCTGACCGTCACCGCGCAGCGGCTGCGCGCCAGTTTACCCGCGTATAATTTGGTGGCGCGTCTCGGCGGCGATGAGTTTGCCGTGCTGCTGCCAACGGTAGAGCGTGAGGAGCAGGTGGCTCAGGTGGCGCGCAACATCCTTGATGCGATGGCGCTGCCGATCCCTCTGCCGGAAGGCACGCGGGTAAGGCAGGCGCTAAGCATTGGCGTGGCGCTGGCTAAAAATCACCGTTCGGCCGAGTCGCTGCTGGCGCAGGCCGATGCGGCGATGTATCACATCAAGGAGATGGGTGGTGGCTGGTACCTGTCGCCCTCGTACTGGGGGCAGGAGGCGCAGGAGCTGCCACCGTCAATCGCAGTGGCGTCGCGCTGA
- the soxS gene encoding superoxide response transcriptional regulator SoxS — protein sequence MHDDIINTLTHWIDNNLDKTLSIDEVAAKSGYSKWHLQRMFRTVTRQTLGNYIRERRLTLAAEALRQTQRPVFDIAMQYGYDSQQTFSRVFRRQFSQTPTAYRHAMRRQSLQRSSWNFDCSDYSTSGLRN from the coding sequence ATGCATGACGACATCATCAACACCCTGACCCACTGGATTGATAACAACCTGGATAAGACGTTGTCGATAGATGAAGTGGCGGCAAAATCGGGATATTCGAAATGGCACCTGCAGCGTATGTTCCGCACCGTCACCAGGCAGACGCTGGGCAACTATATTCGCGAACGCCGCCTGACGCTGGCCGCAGAAGCCCTGCGTCAGACCCAGCGCCCGGTGTTTGATATCGCTATGCAGTATGGCTATGACTCGCAGCAGACCTTCTCACGCGTGTTCCGCCGCCAGTTCTCACAGACGCCGACCGCTTATCGCCACGCTATGCGCCGCCAGTCTTTACAGCGCAGCAGCTGGAACTTCGACTGCAGCGACTACTCAACCAGCGGGCTGCGCAACTGA
- the soxR gene encoding redox-sensitive transcriptional activator SoxR translates to MKKSLNNPNKRELTPGDVAQRCGVAVSTLHFYESKGLISSYRNPGNQRRYTRDVLRRVAVIKIAQRIGIPLATISDSLMQYPPGKRMSPKEWAVLSQQWRVELDRRIETLTHLRDDLDGCIGCGCLSMEDCPLRNPGDRLSEQGTGAILLDVKGP, encoded by the coding sequence ATGAAAAAAAGTCTCAACAATCCCAACAAGCGAGAACTGACCCCCGGCGACGTGGCGCAGCGCTGCGGCGTGGCGGTCTCCACGCTGCACTTCTATGAAAGCAAAGGATTAATCAGCAGCTATCGCAACCCCGGCAACCAGCGGCGTTACACGCGCGACGTGCTGCGGCGCGTGGCGGTGATCAAGATTGCCCAGCGCATCGGTATTCCGCTGGCGACCATCAGCGACAGTCTGATGCAGTACCCGCCGGGCAAACGCATGTCGCCAAAAGAGTGGGCGGTGCTGTCGCAGCAGTGGCGTGTAGAGCTGGATCGCCGCATCGAGACGCTGACCCATCTCAGAGACGACCTCGACGGCTGCATCGGCTGTGGCTGCCTGTCGATGGAGGACTGCCCGCTGCGCAACCCGGGCGACAGGCTGAGCGAGCAGGGCACCGGCGCGATCCTGCTGGATGTGAAAGGGCCATAA
- a CDS encoding glutathione S-transferase family protein, whose product MITVHHLNNSRSQRVLWLLEELEVPYQIKRYQRETSMLAPAELKKVHPLGKSPVITDGNRVVAESGAILEYLEAHYDAENRLKLFDEEEVIQSRYWLHYAEGSLMPLLVMKLIFSRMGQAPVPWLLRPIGSAFGKGVQKGYLNPQIATHRQFIEQHLTSHQWFAGSRFSIADVQMSFPLQALTARGGAADSPAIQAWLQKVQARAAWQRALQQGGEINLS is encoded by the coding sequence ATGATCACCGTGCATCATCTGAATAATTCGCGCTCGCAGCGTGTGCTGTGGCTGCTGGAAGAGCTGGAAGTGCCCTATCAAATCAAGCGTTACCAGCGCGAAACCAGCATGCTGGCCCCCGCCGAGCTGAAAAAAGTGCATCCGCTGGGTAAATCCCCGGTTATCACCGATGGAAATCGCGTGGTGGCCGAGTCCGGCGCGATCCTCGAATACCTGGAAGCCCACTATGACGCAGAAAATCGGCTGAAACTTTTCGATGAGGAGGAGGTGATCCAGTCGCGCTACTGGCTGCACTACGCGGAAGGCTCACTGATGCCGCTGCTGGTGATGAAGCTGATCTTCAGCCGCATGGGGCAGGCTCCGGTGCCGTGGCTGCTGCGCCCGATTGGCAGCGCCTTTGGTAAAGGGGTGCAGAAAGGCTATCTCAACCCGCAGATCGCGACTCATCGCCAGTTTATTGAGCAGCACCTGACCAGCCATCAGTGGTTTGCCGGCAGCCGCTTCAGCATTGCCGATGTGCAAATGAGTTTTCCACTACAGGCGCTGACCGCACGCGGAGGCGCCGCCGACAGCCCGGCGATTCAGGCATGGCTGCAAAAAGTGCAGGCGCGTGCCGCCTGGCAGCGCGCTCTGCAGCAGGGTGGCGAAATCAACCTCTCCTGA
- a CDS encoding NCS2 family permease, with translation MSTPSQPASGSLDAWFKISARGSSVRQEVLAGLTTFLAMVYSVIVVPSMLGKAGFPPTAVFVATCLVAGFGSLLMGLWANLPMAIGCAISLTAFTAFSLVLGQHISVPVALGAVFLMGVLFTLISATGIRAWILRNLPMGVAHGTGVGIGLFLLLIAADGVGLVVKNPGPGLPVTLGHFPSFPVVMTLLGLAVIFGLEKLRVPGGILLTIIAISVIGLIFDPAVSYQGLFAMPSLSDAQGNSLLFSLDILGALKPAVLPSVLALVMTAVFDATGTIRAVAGQANLLDKDNQIINGGKALTTDSLSSIFSGLVGAAPAAVYIESAAGTAAGGKTGLTAIVVGVLFLMILFLSPLAYLVPGYATAPALMYVGLLMLSNVSKIDFSDFVDAMSGLLAAVFIVLTCNIVTGIMLGFGALVIGRIFAGEWRKLNAGTVIIAVALVAFYAGGWAI, from the coding sequence ATGTCGACTCCTTCTCAACCGGCCAGCGGCTCTTTAGACGCCTGGTTCAAAATCTCTGCGCGCGGCAGTAGCGTGCGCCAGGAAGTCTTAGCCGGACTCACCACCTTCCTTGCGATGGTTTACTCGGTGATCGTGGTGCCTTCAATGCTGGGCAAAGCCGGTTTCCCACCGACCGCCGTGTTCGTCGCGACCTGCCTGGTGGCCGGTTTCGGCTCGCTGCTGATGGGCCTGTGGGCCAACCTGCCGATGGCGATTGGCTGTGCTATCTCGCTGACGGCATTTACCGCCTTCAGCCTGGTGCTGGGCCAGCATATCAGCGTTCCGGTGGCACTCGGTGCGGTATTCCTGATGGGGGTGCTGTTTACGCTGATTTCCGCCACCGGTATCCGCGCGTGGATTTTGCGTAACCTGCCGATGGGCGTGGCGCACGGCACCGGCGTGGGTATTGGCCTGTTCCTGCTGCTGATTGCGGCGGATGGCGTTGGCCTGGTGGTGAAAAACCCGGGCCCAGGCCTGCCGGTTACGCTGGGTCACTTCCCCTCCTTCCCGGTGGTGATGACGCTGCTTGGTCTGGCGGTGATTTTCGGCCTGGAAAAACTGCGCGTGCCGGGCGGCATCCTGCTGACGATTATTGCTATCTCGGTGATTGGTCTGATCTTCGACCCGGCGGTGAGCTATCAGGGGCTGTTCGCGATGCCAAGCCTGAGCGATGCGCAGGGTAACTCGCTGCTGTTCAGCCTTGATATTCTTGGCGCGCTGAAACCGGCGGTGCTGCCAAGCGTGCTGGCGCTGGTGATGACGGCGGTGTTTGACGCCACCGGTACCATCCGCGCGGTGGCTGGCCAGGCAAATCTGCTGGACAAAGATAACCAGATTATTAACGGCGGCAAGGCACTGACCACCGACTCACTGAGCAGCATCTTCTCCGGTCTGGTCGGCGCCGCACCTGCGGCCGTGTATATCGAATCGGCAGCGGGCACGGCGGCGGGCGGTAAAACCGGTCTGACGGCGATTGTGGTTGGCGTGCTGTTCCTGATGATCCTGTTCCTGTCGCCGCTGGCCTATCTGGTCCCTGGCTATGCCACGGCGCCTGCGCTGATGTACGTTGGCCTGCTGATGCTGAGCAACGTGTCGAAAATTGATTTTAGCGACTTCGTGGATGCGATGTCCGGCCTGCTGGCTGCGGTATTTATCGTGCTGACCTGTAACATCGTCACCGGCATCATGCTCGGTTTCGGCGCCCTGGTCATCGGCCGTATCTTTGCCGGCGAGTGGCGCAAGCTGAATGCGGGCACGGTGATCATTGCCGTGGCCCTGGTCGCTTTCTATGCCGGCGGTTGGGCGATTTAA